One genomic region from Labilithrix sp. encodes:
- a CDS encoding CHRD domain-containing protein — MKTSLFLGTALAAVLVTGMASAAKKNYIASDISGENEKPTATDSAATAKARFTYDTDTKKLCGKITFTPSTFAEKITAAHIHTIDDEAAGTGAPLITLPSGTAATTVNQTLTDDEATGLDTKDTYLNFHTELHGAGEIRGELTLDGDEDAAPETCEGDEEPPPDTDTDAGTTPANDAGTSGTAATPASTDDGGCNTTGGSTGSGLAIAAGLGIALMAASRKRKKA; from the coding sequence ATGAAGACCTCTCTTTTCCTCGGCACGGCCCTCGCGGCGGTGCTCGTTACTGGCATGGCTAGCGCCGCGAAGAAGAACTACATCGCGAGCGACATCTCGGGAGAGAACGAGAAGCCGACGGCAACCGACAGCGCGGCGACCGCCAAGGCCCGCTTCACTTACGACACCGATACGAAGAAGCTCTGCGGAAAGATCACCTTCACGCCCTCGACCTTCGCGGAGAAGATCACGGCAGCGCACATTCACACGATCGACGACGAGGCCGCGGGCACGGGCGCGCCGCTCATCACTCTTCCCAGCGGCACGGCGGCGACCACGGTCAACCAGACGCTCACGGACGACGAGGCAACCGGCCTCGACACGAAGGACACCTACCTGAACTTCCACACCGAGCTGCACGGGGCCGGCGAGATCCGCGGGGAGCTCACACTCGACGGTGACGAGGACGCAGCCCCCGAGACGTGCGAAGGCGACGAGGAACCGCCCCCCGACACCGACACCGACGCGGGCACCACGCCGGCGAACGACGCCGGCACCAGCGGCACCGCGGCGACCCCGGCGTCGACCGACGACGGCGGCTGCAACACGACGGGCGGCTCCACCGGCAGCGGCCTCGCCATCGCGGCCGGCCTCGGCATCGCCCTCATGGCCGCTTCGCGCAAGCGCAAGAAGGCCTGA
- a CDS encoding glycosyltransferase yields MASNPATPFGLEFGNVEELHRDAPPRSERSAQTRSQGPRSAFSRIGVAANETSESPFAALSARHGRPLRVAILSDFTTIPYANGAAFQTRFLYQELRRCGHEVTVIGPRDPHADPASLPPDTVGLPSVPLKTYPGLFLPMPTEAWVYDPSRWSFDIIFAQATSPALHFAVWLRKMKGIPVICVNTTHLSAAYDVLLPENLKRLGWVNAGLEGALKRPVDKHFAAIYNDSDGLVVLSEGLRSYWRERGVTVPIHVIPRTVQPEIFDRPLGEDPYTHLESAEGHSWRGARLLCAGRHTREKSQDRIIRIFARYVAPVDREATLTMLGDGPDREYYERVAQEEGVAHRVFFPGEVPFTKMADYYAYADLFVHGSLSETYGNVMGEALWCGTPTVAFADGMGVSSQIKDRVNGVLLSPGKGHRSEREADATFGRAVLDLLADPEERARLGTAASKMSRERCSPLAVQTRIADAFRLAQEHAAACRINAAADGPRVVQWATTFHHFRSWAAANATLYLVGHLRPADDHSKTKAKLHPQIGS; encoded by the coding sequence ATGGCTTCGAACCCCGCCACACCTTTCGGACTGGAATTCGGTAACGTCGAGGAGCTTCATCGCGACGCGCCGCCGCGCTCCGAGCGTAGTGCGCAGACCCGTTCGCAGGGCCCCCGGTCCGCGTTTTCCCGTATCGGGGTCGCCGCCAACGAGACCAGCGAAAGCCCCTTCGCGGCCCTGTCGGCGCGGCACGGGCGGCCGCTCCGCGTCGCCATCCTCAGCGATTTTACAACGATTCCGTACGCCAACGGTGCAGCGTTCCAGACACGGTTCCTGTACCAAGAATTGCGTCGGTGTGGTCACGAGGTCACAGTCATCGGCCCCCGCGACCCCCACGCCGACCCCGCCTCCCTCCCGCCGGACACCGTGGGCCTCCCCAGCGTCCCGCTGAAGACCTACCCCGGCCTCTTCCTCCCGATGCCGACGGAGGCGTGGGTCTACGACCCGTCCCGCTGGAGCTTCGACATCATCTTCGCGCAGGCCACGTCGCCCGCGCTCCACTTCGCGGTGTGGCTCCGCAAGATGAAGGGGATCCCCGTCATCTGCGTGAACACCACGCACCTCTCCGCCGCCTACGACGTCCTCCTCCCCGAGAACCTGAAGCGGCTCGGCTGGGTGAACGCCGGCCTCGAAGGCGCGCTGAAGCGGCCGGTCGACAAGCATTTCGCCGCCATCTACAACGACTCCGACGGGCTCGTCGTCCTCTCCGAAGGCCTCCGCTCGTACTGGCGAGAGCGCGGCGTGACGGTGCCGATTCACGTCATCCCCCGCACCGTGCAGCCGGAGATCTTCGATCGCCCGCTCGGCGAGGACCCGTACACGCACCTCGAGTCCGCCGAAGGCCACTCGTGGCGCGGCGCGCGGCTCCTCTGCGCCGGCCGCCACACGCGCGAGAAGAGCCAGGACCGCATCATCCGCATCTTCGCGCGCTACGTCGCGCCGGTGGACCGCGAGGCCACGCTGACGATGCTCGGCGACGGCCCCGATCGCGAATACTACGAGCGCGTCGCGCAAGAAGAGGGCGTCGCGCATCGCGTCTTCTTCCCGGGCGAGGTGCCGTTCACGAAGATGGCGGACTACTACGCCTACGCCGACCTCTTCGTGCACGGATCGCTCAGCGAGACCTACGGCAACGTCATGGGCGAGGCGCTCTGGTGCGGCACCCCCACCGTCGCCTTCGCCGACGGCATGGGCGTGTCCTCCCAGATCAAGGACCGCGTGAACGGCGTCCTCCTCAGCCCGGGCAAGGGGCATCGCAGCGAGCGCGAGGCGGACGCCACGTTCGGCCGCGCCGTCCTCGACCTCCTCGCCGATCCCGAAGAGCGCGCGCGCCTCGGCACCGCCGCTTCGAAGATGTCGCGCGAGCGCTGCTCCCCCCTCGCGGTCCAGACCCGCATCGCGGACGCCTTCCGCCTCGCGCAGGAGCACGCCGCCGCGTGCCGGATCAACGCCGCCGCCGACGGCCCCCGCGTGGTCCAATGGGCGACCACCTTCCACCACTTCCGCTCCTGGGCCGCCGCCAATGCCACCCTGTACCTCGTCGGCCACCTCCGCCCCGCCGACGACCACTCGAAGACGAAAGCCAAGCTCCACCCCCAAATCGGCAGCTAA